A DNA window from Arachis hypogaea cultivar Tifrunner chromosome 18, arahy.Tifrunner.gnm2.J5K5, whole genome shotgun sequence contains the following coding sequences:
- the LOC112770297 gene encoding uncharacterized protein: MELVDLAINDRKYTWFRGQSYSRIDRSLVSLEWLDAYPDTRLRGGSRGLSNHCPLIVEDRRIAQGPRPFRSLDAWFMHEGFLKMMKEEWRGLGDVWFLDKLKALAKPLGRWHKQYFGNIHEKIQRFEDEIKKVDDMVSNRVYDGTIEVKKKGAAKRRNNQIESLVINRRLVKNHARIKVATKDFYMNLYHQDESPNISFRDGLVNHLEMEEAQALEVLPTEEELKQAVWDYESSKALSSDGYNMNFIKRCWRIHDGALIACETVQWIKLKKKASAIIKLDFQKAYDRVK; the protein is encoded by the exons ATGGAGTTGGTGGACTTGGCAATTAATGATCGTAAGTATACATGGTTTAGAGGTCAGTCCTACAGTCGTATTGATAGAAGCCTAGTTAGCTTGGAATGGCTAGATGCGTACCCAGATACTCGCCTAAGAGGAGGTTCGAGAGGTCTATCAAATCATTGTCCTTTGATAGTGGAAGATAGAAGAATAGCTCAGGGACCAAGACCATTCCGCAGTTTAGACGCATGGTTCATGCATGAAGGCTTCCTAAAGATGATGAAGGAAGAATGGAGGGGATTGGGTGATGTATGGTTCCTGGATAAACTGAAGGCGCTGGCAAAACCACTGGGTAGATGGCACAAACAGTACTTTGGAAATATACATGAGAAGATCCAAAGGTTTGAGGACGAGATCAAGAAAGTGGATGATATGGTTAGTAACAGAGTATATGATGGTACAATAGAAGTAAAAAAGAAAGGCGCTG CAAAAAGAAGAAATAACCAGATTGAGTCTTTAGTGATTAATAGAAGGTTGGTAAAAAACCATGCAAGAATTAAGGTTGCAACTAAAGATTTCTACATGAACCTATACCACCAAGACGAGTCACCAAATATCAGTTTTCGAGATGGTTTAGTTAATCACTTGGAGATGGAGGAAGCTCAAGCACTAGAGGTGTTACCGACGGAGGAGGAACTAAAGCAGGCAGTATGGGACTACGAATCATCTAAGGCTCTGAGTAGTGATGGCTATAAcatgaattttataaaaagatgCTG GAGGATACATGATGGAGCATTAATAGCATGTGAAACTGTACAGTGGATAAAACTGAAGAAGAAGGCATCAGCTATTATCAAATTGGACTTCCAGAAAGCCTATGATAGAGTCAAatag
- the LOC112772179 gene encoding ADP,ATP carrier protein 1, mitochondrial, with protein MIVLHVCPNGTHPQVPLLHSHIKWVFCWAILLRSKHARLRKNLLSHPIPFAISFLSVCERKSTMVDQVQQPTIMEKVAGQLHLRSNSSSDIRSYNGAFPQRALYQRRAFGSYTNAGLQYPMMPACSATTDLSAVTATASPVFVAAPAEKGNFLIDFLMGGVSAAVSKTAAAPIERVKLLIQNQDEMIKSGRLSEPYKGIGDCFKRTMADEGVISLWRGNTANVIRYFPTQALNFAFKDYFKRLFNFKKDRDGYWKWFAGNLASGGAAGASSLLFVYSLDYARTRLANDAKAAKKGGERQFNGLVDVYRKTLASDGVAGLYRGFNISCVGIIVYRGLYFGMYDSLKPVLLTGSLQDSFFASFALGWLITNGAGLASYPIDTVRRRMMMTSGEAVKYKSSMDAFAQILKNEGAKSLFKGAGANILRAVAGAGVLAGYDKLQVIVFGKKYGSGGA; from the exons ATGATAGTGTTACACGTGTGCCCTAATGGGACCCACCCACAAGTTCCCCTACTACATTCGCATATAAAATGGGTATTCTGTTGGGCGATTTTGCTTCGTTCAAAGCACGCACGCCTCCGCAAAAATCTCCTCTCCCATCCCATTCCTTTCGCAATCTCATTTCTCTCTGTTTGTGAAAG GAAATCCACCATGGTTGATCAGGTTCAGCAACCAACAATCATGGAGAAGGTTGCTGGACAGCTCCATCTCCGCTCCAACTCATCATCTGATATCAGGAGCTATAATGGAGCCTTCCCCCAGCGTGCTTTGTACCAAAGGCGTGCATTTGGGAGTTACACAAATGCAGGGTTGCAGTACCCAATGATGCCGGCATGTAGTGCTACTACTGATTTGAGTGCCGTTACAGCAACAGCCTCCCCTGTTTTTGTCGCAGCTCCAGCAGAGAAAGGAAACTTCCTTATCGACTTTCTCATGGGTGGTGTTTCTGCTGCAGTCTCCAAAACTGCTGCTGCTCCAATTGAAAGGGTTAAGCTCTTGATCCAGAATCAGGATGAGATGATTAAGTCAGGTAGGCTCTCAGAGCCCTACAAGGGAATTGGTGACTGTTTTAAGAGAACTATGGCCGATGAGGGTGTGATTTCCCTATGGAGAGGTAACACTGCCAATGTCATCCGTTATTTCCCAACTCAG GCCTTAAACTTTGCATTCAAGGATTACTTCAAGAGGCTTTTCAACTTCAAGAAGGACAGAGATGGTTACTGGAAATGGTTTGCTGGAAACTTGGCCTCTGGAGGTGCTGCTGGTGCTTCATCCCTTTTGTTTGTTTACTCCCTCGACTATGCCCGTACCCGTCTTGCTAACGATGCCAAGGCCGCAAAGAAGGGTGGAGAAAGACAATTCAATGGCCTTGTTGATGTCTACAGGAAGACTTTGGCTTCTGATGGTGTTGCTGGGCTTTATCGTGGTTTTAACATCTCCTGTGTTGGAATCATTGTGTACCGTGGTCTCTATTTTGGAATGTATGATTCCCTGAAGCCAGTTCTTCTCACTGGAAGCCTACAG GATAGCTTCTTTGCTAGCTTTGCTCTTGGATGGCTCATCACCAATGGTGCTGGTCTTGCATCATACCCAATTGACACTGTCagaagaagaatgatgatgaCATCCGGCGAGGCGGTGAAGTACAAGAGCTCCATGGATGCATTTGCTCAAATCCTCAAGAATGAGGGTGCCAAGTCCTTGTTCAAGGGAGCTGGTGCTAACATCCTTCGTGCCGTTGCAGGTGCTGGTGTGCTTGCTGGTTACGACAAGCTTCAGGTTATTGTGTTCGGCAAGAAGTACGGTTCTGGTGGCGCTTAA